In Plasmodium chabaudi chabaudi strain AS genome assembly, chromosome: 9, the sequence agaaGCTATATGTTTAGAATTTATTACACAAccattaattatatatgaagaAGATATAAACATTTCAGCACAACAATTTGAATGCATTATATGGGCTGTTGGTATTTTATCGTcccatattaatatattagataatgaaaattataataatgtagCTTTAAAATTATGTCAACATGCTAATaagttattaaaaaaaaaagatcaGTGTGTTGGACTTTTAATGTGTTCACATTTATAttgggaaaataaaaaatatagaaacaGTACGAAAACTTATGAATGCCTACAAAAggctttaaaaaatgctgAAATAGCTATGCAATCAAATagtgataatatatttttatttgttcatactttaaaaaaatatttatattattatgaatcattaaatattgaagttactgaaaaaaatattaactaCCTCATAGATATATGTCAAGAATATTATTCAGACTTATCTAAAGACAATTCAGCGAATCAAgaatatttacaaattatTAAGGACATACAAGCTAAGAAACAAGCCAATCCAAATCtgtttgaaaatataaatgcttATTTGCCTAGCTAAAAAGGTTCACAAAATGCAGCATTATCACGCTTATTATGcgattgatttttttttttaaattagaTTATCTGGAAATAACCAAACCAATGcatcaaattatttattctaCCATTTTGAACtttcacattttttgtatcaATCCCAATGAGCTCTcgttttttcaaataaataataaatgtttttCCTAAATATGTAATGCATAGAGATGTCAGTGTGCCGATTGTCttgtcatatttttttacttgaTTTGTGCATACTGATAAGTTAGTATGTGTACcctaatattttatgtagttcatccattttgttttattaacaaCAAACCAACATTCATACTTgcacataaataattagtGTAATGTGCTAGTATGACTAACCATTAAAAGttcgaaaaaatatgaataatatcaAAGTTACAATAAATAGTTCGAAATTTGTTtagatatttatttctttgaTCTTTTctgaaatttattttttgttcgAATTTCTTTCTTAATATTATCTAACTGATTAACatcaacaaaatattttttcttttcttcgTCAGTCAGTTCTCGACACACTTTTATTCCCATGCTTTGGCATGTGCCTAATGAAAGTTGTAGAAAATGTTGAAAAATGGCATGTCAATATGTATAAACACTAACAATGCAAGCTTCAAACGAATCTATAGGAGGCACTTTGTAAAGTAGCAAGCGTGTGCCATCTCATCTCATATGTGAACATGCATGCAgtatgaataaatatgtcATCTTTACCGATGATGTACTTGCATATACTTTTAATTGACATATTGATCAGGGGGGGATCCATGCGTTTGCACTTCGCGATGTGGAAAACCTGCGCATTGTCATGAAGTAGGCAAATAAGTGGATAACCAAGgaagtaaataaataaaaaagtaaaaaaatgactTATGCTTAATAAACATACTTCCGACAAAGTTATAGCACCAACGATTTTGTGTTTCGGGGCATAACTAAACATGGGAACTCTTGCGCACTTTCTGATGAACCAAACAACTGTTGGGGTTCTCAAATAAAATCGATACGTCCTATGATTATGTAGAAAATGTAATAAGCATTTGCAAAGGGTTGTGCATAGCATGTATGTGTATTGCTTCGTACAAAGCGGTAGCAATAAATCTATCTTTCTCATTATGCAATATTAGCATAGAATGGTAAAATAGGttcttatttattaacaaagttaaatgtattttctttttctcaACAATTTTAGGATGCTTATACCTATCATTGAGTGGCTCTAGAGTAACTTGAATGGgaacattttttgatatgcTTTTTGTTCGTTCATTGAATTCTTTGAAAAATGTCATCATATTTATGCCTATAAATATTGCATAAATGGGTGTATatctctatatatttttgagcatacaaaataaaagtaaacGACAGCTCAGCTGTTTTAATATGCACATTATGAATCGGTTGTTTATTTGCTGATGTGTGTAGCTATACCTAAAGGACCGAGGGTTTGCCCGATACTTGCACTAGGTTTGGGAGAACCAGCCAAGacaattaaattaaaacgTCCTATCCTTGACATTTTAGAGTTACTACATCCAAGGAACATAAAAAGGAATGAGATTAAGaatagtatatttttattaacttcatataaatatataaaaaagaagaaacgTCAAAAGTAGCAAactcatttttttttaaaaaaacttacaattttaaaacttttttggattaaacatttttttttcattgtgAATGTTCGAAAGATttctatttatatgttatgcattttttaaaaatgacaTATTCCTATATAGTCAAAATGGTAAGCTATattataagaaaatatttatcacaaaaatgaaacaacatatatattttttatacttcAATCAAACTCTTTATATAGTACTATAAAAGTTTATaagtattatttattttgttgccatatttatgaatgtacgttttataatacatattttaattcgttttatcaaaaataatatgcattaaaaactattttttacgAACATAATTTGATGTAACTTTTAatcctattttttataatcacgccgattttaataaaagttTGGTAACTTTTAATATGCCCTATTTCATACATTAATGTGTGCATTTTCAAAATCAccatttaattattatagatttttttttttccagaccatttattctatttttatattttattctattttataatttatattatttttcatttttatacatgGAAATGCAAAACAATTGTAAAGAACTTTCTAACTTTCGAATAGTACGGTTTATTGGGGTTATGTGAAAAATGGGCAATGATTTTTTCTCACATTATTTAGgataaatagaaaaataaataaaatttacttAACACTTGGTAAAACTAATAAAATCCAAAGGACAACcaaatatatgtgtatgtaTCCTCACTTAATTTTCACGGGGAAAATTTCTCCATAGCTTTTcaaatgcatatacaaaACATGTATtgctaataatattaattttgataaattgtcattatttttttatgcatttatttatatgtttattgatttatttataatcattctctttattattttcctttctTTGGGTTTAAAGTTATTGGCCATTTGtgtgttttaatttttcataccATTTACCTTTACctaattttgaattttttattagttagcaatttaaaaaaaagaacaaaATGCAAAAccaaaaaatgcaaaacaaaaaaatgaaatttgtgaaataataaaatatatatatacacaccaaaattacaaaatagTCTTACACagacaaatataatattcaatAACTAAACATACATAACCTTATACGAATGGATAATAACACTATTATAATTGACAATGGCTcaggtaaaaaaaaaaaattattgcaTGTGCAGGCAAATAAGctaatttattcatttataaaaaaaaataccttgctgttcagaaaaaaaaagttacaCACAAAGCTTGATTATCCTCATTTtcgctattttttttaatttcttaaTATATAGGCTATATGAAAGTAGGATTAAACACAAATACTTTACCGACAATAGTATTCCCCACAGTAGTTGGAAATTCGAGAGATAAAGATGTAAATCAAACATATGTGGGAGATGAAGCATTTTATCATGAGTCTGAATTATCAATATATAGGCCATTCGATCATGGGCATATATCTGATTGGGATTTAGTAAATAGCATATGGGATTATGCAATAAATTGTGTTGATCCAAATAGaagtgtaaaaaatatattattaactgAGCCCCCATTATGCTCTATATCtcatagaaaaaatatgggagaaatattttttgaaaattttgggtttgaaaatataaacatttctGTGTCTGGCCTGATGTCTATATATGCAGCAGGTTTAACCACAGGTTTAGTTTTAGATATAGGAGAAGGAGTTACACAATGCATACCAGTTTTTGATggatatatagaaaaaaattcagTTATTCGTTCCGATTTTGGTGGAGAAGAATTAACTATGTTTAtgcaaaaattaatatgtgATATAGGATATAATATGACAACAAGAAAATGTTatgaatatgtaaaaattatgaaagaAACTTTATGTTTTTGTTCGTTAAATCCTCCAAAAGATCAATTAAGAGAAGATTTAACAGCTACTTATACATTACCAGATGGTGATGTTTTAAGAGATGGATATAATACTATAGAAATTTCTCATGAACGATTTTATGTTCCTGAAGCTCTATTTAATCCGCTTTTATGTCATAGAGATAATTTAAGTATTCCTGATATTGTATGTAAATCTATTTTATCTTGCCCTATTGAAAatcgaaaaatattaagtagcaacattattttatcgGGTGGTTGTTCTCTTTTTCCAAATTTGGCTGAACGATTAGAAcgtgaaataaaaaataattcaccTGAAAATGCCAGATCCGCAGTAAAggtaatttttaaatgagaAAGAACTGTCTAtccttattttatttgtaaaacTAAATCGTGACTACATACTTATGATAcatctattttttaacatttaGGTTCATGTACACGAAAATAGGGCTATCATGGCTTGGTGTGGTGGCCAAATATTTTCCCAACCCGAGTTGCGGGAGGCCCAAAGGGGAGTGTGGATATCAAAGGAAGAATACGACGAAACGGGGGAcaacatatttttgatCAAAGTAAGATcttcaaaaaaagaaataaagcAAGTACATCATGTACGATCACATTTACTAGCTTAGAATTGTATCTCAGATTGAGTAATGTCCTTTGTAAAATTTCATTGTATCTtccttcttttttatagGCAACTCTAAAGCTGACGTAGTTCAATTTTTTCTCCCATTGTTTGTCATTTCATTATACTTCCCGTGAGGacttttactttttatCGTCTCgcttaattttgtttattattctttCTTGCTATAAAAACGGAAAACCGAAAACTTGCCGTAATGATGAAACCCAAAGCAAGCAAGGAATGTAAATCCatcaatttaaatatgcatatgattatatatgtattttattttaattgtttttacTTGATCtttgattatattttctattttataattatagaCTCCCTTTTGTGCCTTTGTTGATATTAAATGATGCAAATTTTTTGCGACATTATGAATTTTAATAtcttgtatttttttatcatacacctaaaaaatgagaaaaacaatatttattagttcattatatattattcctATAATGCTATAggtttactatttttattttgttttttttttattcatgtaaacataataattacatgtattacaatttttttacacataTGCATTTCTAACTTATCATAAATTAAtctcaaatttttttttatcataccAACTGCTTTATCCTTTTCTCTTCGATTTCGTGtagcattttattttgttgatCTTTGACctgtatttaaaaagagGGGGGgaataaaacaattacACATACATCAATAATCGTCaatttaaaatgaaaatgttcGTATCCATATGCattagttttttttctcacATAATTATCAATCTCAATGATATCTTGTttccatttaaaaaaattgtgaatatattttctcgAGTAAAATCCACGAAACCTATTTGGggtcatataaataagggAGAAAAATGGCAATACTATATTATACACtttaaaaggaaaaatattttttttttcatattttttctatttttgttaCATCTTTTGTATCTTCGTGGCGTTGTCTGATAAATACATATCACGTTGGGCCTCCAACTTTTCtcgttttaatttttttagtacATATTTGCATCTCAAATTTTCGAGattatttcttatattctttaaaaGGTGTCTAAACATTATAAAAGGAATAATGAAGTGTCGTTACAaccatatacatatgtgcATTACCCTTTCGAGGGAACATGATGGTAAAAAAAGTTTacctatatattatgtttgCTTTTCTAACTAAGAATCCTCTAAAATGCTTTTGTATCACAAGTGCAGCTAGTCGCTCCTTTTCCGAATTTTTCTTCTTATCTCTATCAaaagttaatatattttttcatttttttcaactttttcaacatttttcaacttttccaacatttttcaacatttttaacGGGGGAAAACACGATACAATTCTCAGAGTTGTAACCTTAGGAGTGCCTTATACTCATGTGATATACTTGCATATTCcgttaattttattaaatccATGGTTTTAAGCACTTATATATTGaagcatgtatatatatgtgtgtgcgttttttattcctttagtgtaagaaatatttatttgagaAAATTATCTTCTATACAATGCAGGTAACTAAAATGAGTACTACCTCTTTGAAATCATCGTTTAagacttaaaaaaaatgaagtaCATATCCCAGTGGGTAtgggaaaaatatatgcataagtATAGGatacaaattaaataattaaaaagtgcccatcaatattatttaatgaagGCAATTAATagtttcataaaaatttaatttttaatttattaaaaacaaaaaaaaaaatcaaaaaataacaatgcgtgaaaaaaaattgcttGTCTCATTTTGTAAAGCAAATAGTTTtgcaaaaatgaataaaatttttgaaatcataaacaaaaaaaataaaaaaaggactccaacattttaataataaaaataacatcaaattatttataaaattaatatacacataataatatacctATGTAACTATCTTTGAATAATTTCTCCAACATCCTCACCATATTTCAAACTTCCACAATagataacaaaatatagtcttatatatatggagCAAAGCATAATTTGGAATATAGCCAATCATTTAGTACATGtctgttcatattttttgtataccttctataaatataactttatttttttcttaaaatttGTGATGCTAAAGATGATTTTTGGCTTAACTCATTTAATCGCTTTTGGCTTTT encodes:
- a CDS encoding mitochondrial ribosomal protein L11 precursor, putative; this encodes MSRIGRFNLIVLAGSPKPSASIGQTLGPLGINMMTFFKEFNERTKSISKNVPIQVTLEPLNDRTYRFYLRTPTVVWFIRKCARVPMFSYAPKHKIVGAITLSEVFHIAKCKRMDPPLINMSIKSICKYIIGTCQSMGIKVCRELTDEEKKKYFVDVNQLDNIKKEIRTKNKFQKRSKK
- a CDS encoding actin-like protein, putative, whose amino-acid sequence is MDNNTIIIDNGSGYMKVGLNTNTLPTIVFPTVVGNSRDKDVNQTYVGDEAFYHESELSIYRPFDHGHISDWDLVNSIWDYAINCVDPNRSVKNILLTEPPLCSISHRKNMGEIFFENFGFENINISVSGLMSIYAAGLTTGLVLDIGEGVTQCIPVFDGYIEKNSVIRSDFGGEELTMFMQKLICDIGYNMTTRKCYEYVKIMKETLCFCSLNPPKDQLREDLTATYTLPDGDVLRDGYNTIEISHERFYVPEALFNPLLCHRDNLSIPDIVCKSILSCPIENRKILSSNIILSGGCSLFPNLAERLEREIKNNSPENARSAVKVHVHENRAIMAWCGGQIFSQPELREAQRGVWISKEEYDETGDNIFLIKATLKLT